One region of Streptomyces sp. CG4 genomic DNA includes:
- a CDS encoding MFS transporter: MRGRRRLGRQFGWLWAAYAVSAYGSGLGFGAFPLIAVLALHAPPAEVSALSAVGPAVGALIAVPLAPWVEFRRKRPVMIAMDLARFALMATIPVAYAFGRLGFVQLLVVSAMVAAAKIAFNAAAGAYLKALVRPDDLLVANARFESTNWSSIAVGPPLGGAAIGLFGPVTTVVADALSYLLSALGITAIRGREEAPRGTGQSPVRAGALLDGWRHIMGHPGLRALYLNQILVGGLIMATEPLLAVLLLRQLGFPPWQYGLAFAAPCVGGLIGSRLAPRVVARYGRHGVFRTVGTLRAIWLIGLAFVRPGVVGLVIVIAVELAIIFNMSLYTPVLATYRLEHTPKQLVARTLSAWSIGQQTSIALLTALGGLLADVTGPRTALTVAGLLILTTPLLLPRHDHVAAEPEPAGSRS, encoded by the coding sequence ATGAGGGGCAGGAGACGGCTGGGCCGGCAGTTCGGCTGGCTGTGGGCGGCATATGCGGTGAGTGCCTACGGGTCCGGGCTGGGATTCGGGGCGTTCCCGCTGATCGCCGTGCTGGCGTTGCATGCGCCCCCGGCCGAGGTGTCCGCGCTGTCCGCGGTGGGACCTGCGGTGGGCGCGTTGATCGCGGTGCCGCTCGCGCCGTGGGTGGAGTTCCGGCGCAAGCGCCCGGTCATGATCGCGATGGACCTGGCCCGGTTCGCGCTCATGGCGACGATCCCGGTCGCCTACGCCTTCGGCCGGCTCGGTTTCGTCCAGTTGCTCGTGGTCTCGGCCATGGTCGCCGCGGCCAAGATCGCCTTCAACGCGGCCGCCGGCGCCTACCTCAAGGCCCTCGTCCGGCCGGATGACCTGCTCGTGGCCAACGCGCGGTTCGAGTCCACGAACTGGAGCTCCATCGCGGTCGGGCCACCGCTGGGCGGGGCGGCGATCGGCCTGTTCGGTCCGGTCACCACCGTGGTGGCCGACGCGCTCAGCTACCTGCTCTCCGCGCTGGGCATCACCGCGATCCGCGGCCGAGAAGAAGCGCCCCGTGGAACCGGCCAAAGTCCGGTGCGGGCGGGCGCATTGCTCGACGGCTGGCGCCACATCATGGGCCACCCCGGTCTGCGGGCGCTCTATCTCAACCAGATACTCGTCGGCGGTCTGATCATGGCCACCGAGCCGCTGCTGGCCGTGCTCCTGCTTCGCCAGCTCGGGTTCCCGCCCTGGCAGTACGGCCTCGCCTTCGCCGCCCCCTGTGTCGGCGGGCTCATCGGCTCCCGGCTGGCCCCTCGCGTCGTGGCCCGCTACGGCCGGCACGGGGTCTTCCGGACCGTCGGCACCCTGCGCGCCATCTGGCTGATCGGCCTGGCCTTCGTCCGCCCCGGCGTCGTCGGCCTCGTCATCGTGATAGCCGTAGAGCTGGCGATCATCTTCAACATGAGCCTGTACACCCCGGTACTCGCCACCTACCGGCTCGAACACACCCCCAAGCAGCTCGTCGCCCGCACCCTGTCGGCCTGGTCGATCGGCCAGCAGACGTCCATCGCCCTCCTCACCGCGCTCGGCGGACTGCTCGCCGACGTCACCGGCCCACGCACCGCGCTCACGGTCGCGGGCCTGCTCATCCTGACCACACCACTCCTGCTTCCCCGACACGACCACGTAGCAGCCGAGCCGGAACCGGCCGGTAGCCGCTCATGA
- a CDS encoding cytochrome P450, which produces MDSATLLARITDYASRPNPYPLYAELREAGPVVQQADGSYLIGTYHHIAALLHDPRMSADPRTRGEVTHKPPFLRLDDPEHHRLRTLAMRPFGPPHSPGRVDGMRGEIDRITKELLEAFEAGRQIDVVDDFAYPLPVTVICRLLGVPHEDEPLFRAWSDAIVAAADVRPDDDSTEPDKAGDQARMEMGGYLLNLAEQRRGKPGDDMLSAFVNEPDPALRLTQEELAETAVLLLIAGHETTVNLIANGALTFLRQPEQGDRLRREPELLPRAVEELLRYEPPVHMRERIPHADVDVAGTPIPQGASVILALASGNRDPQRFPDPDRFDPARPDNQHLGFGSGIHACYGGPLARVEAYAALGALLPCLATASLAQDPPPYRQNAMLRGPRHLPIHL; this is translated from the coding sequence CCGACGGCAGCTACCTGATCGGCACCTACCACCACATCGCCGCTCTGCTCCACGACCCACGGATGAGTGCCGATCCCCGCACCCGCGGCGAGGTGACCCACAAGCCGCCGTTCCTGCGGCTCGACGACCCCGAGCACCACAGGCTGCGCACACTCGCCATGCGGCCTTTCGGGCCTCCGCACAGCCCTGGCCGGGTCGACGGCATGCGCGGCGAGATCGACCGGATCACCAAGGAACTGCTGGAGGCCTTCGAGGCGGGCCGGCAGATCGACGTCGTCGACGACTTCGCCTACCCGCTGCCCGTCACCGTGATCTGCCGCCTGCTCGGCGTGCCGCACGAGGACGAGCCGCTCTTCCGGGCCTGGTCCGACGCGATCGTCGCAGCCGCCGACGTCAGGCCCGACGACGACTCCACCGAGCCGGACAAGGCCGGCGACCAGGCGCGGATGGAGATGGGCGGCTACCTGTTGAACCTGGCCGAGCAGCGCCGTGGCAAGCCGGGCGACGACATGCTCTCCGCCTTCGTCAACGAGCCGGACCCGGCCCTGCGGCTCACCCAGGAGGAACTCGCGGAAACCGCCGTACTGCTCCTCATCGCCGGACACGAGACCACGGTCAACCTGATCGCCAACGGCGCCCTCACCTTCCTGCGCCAGCCCGAGCAAGGGGACCGGCTGCGCCGGGAACCGGAGCTGCTGCCGCGTGCTGTGGAGGAACTGCTGCGCTACGAGCCCCCGGTCCACATGCGCGAGCGCATCCCGCACGCCGACGTGGACGTCGCCGGTACGCCCATACCCCAAGGCGCGTCCGTGATCCTGGCCCTCGCCTCCGGCAACCGCGACCCCCAGCGGTTCCCCGACCCCGATCGGTTCGACCCCGCCCGCCCGGACAACCAGCACCTCGGCTTCGGCAGTGGCATCCATGCCTGCTACGGCGGCCCCTTGGCCCGTGTCGAGGCTTACGCCGCGCTCGGCGCGCTGCTTCCCTGTCTCGCGACGGCAAGCCTGGCCCAGGACCCGCCCCCCTACCGGCAGAACGCCATGCTTCGCGGACCCCGCCACCTGCCCATCCACCTATGA